A genomic window from Thermococcus nautili includes:
- a CDS encoding peroxiredoxin has product MVVIGEKFPEVEVKTTHGVIKLPDYFAEKGKWFILFSHPADFTPVCTTEFYAMQKRLDKFRELGVEPIGLSVDQVFSHIKWMEWIKENLGVEIEFPVIADDRGELAEKLGMIPSGATITARAVFIVDDKGVIRAIVYYPAEVGRDWDEILRLVKALKVSDEKGVALPHKWPENELIGDKVIIPPASTIEEKKAREEAKAKGEIECYDWWFCYKKLE; this is encoded by the coding sequence ATGGTCGTCATAGGAGAAAAGTTCCCAGAGGTTGAGGTTAAGACCACCCACGGAGTGATAAAGCTCCCCGACTACTTCGCCGAGAAGGGCAAGTGGTTCATACTCTTCAGCCACCCGGCCGACTTCACCCCGGTCTGTACGACCGAGTTCTACGCCATGCAGAAGAGGCTCGACAAGTTCAGGGAGCTCGGCGTCGAGCCGATTGGACTGAGCGTTGACCAGGTCTTCAGCCACATCAAGTGGATGGAGTGGATAAAGGAGAACCTCGGCGTCGAGATTGAGTTCCCGGTCATAGCCGACGACCGCGGTGAGCTCGCCGAGAAGCTCGGCATGATTCCGAGCGGAGCAACGATAACCGCCAGGGCCGTCTTCATCGTCGACGATAAGGGCGTCATCAGGGCCATCGTCTACTACCCGGCCGAGGTCGGCAGGGACTGGGACGAGATACTCAGGCTCGTCAAGGCCCTCAAGGTCAGCGACGAGAAGGGAGTTGCCCTTCCGCACAAGTGGCCCGAGAACGAGCTCATCGGCGACAAGGTCATCATCCCGCCGGCCAGCACTATCGAGGAGAAGAAGGCCAGGGAAGAGGCCAAGGCCAAGGGCGAAATCGAGTGCTACGACTGGTGGTTCTGCTACAAGAAGCTCGAGTGA
- a CDS encoding transcriptional regulator, translated as MEREKLIKTVEAILRSAGYKTARLEFRGSCFDIVASRLVVLLFLKVVANIDTVTEEQAEDLKRLAKFFNASPLIVGLRSKNAELEEGVVYERFGIYALRPETLYDVLTNNELPAIFAERGGLYVRINGELLRELRERHGYSVNELAQLLGVSRKTLLNYERGEQAVSLEVAIRLEELFDEALAEPIDVLNARVEAKLDVKPESPLEKEVFERLKRLGLGLVKVKKAPFNAVSKGDEFRILTGIDERKTRSTVKRAEMVAEVGRIINSDGVFILEKTKTEVVKEVPIIPKESLREVRDADELIEMIEELKKEIKAKLFS; from the coding sequence ATGGAAAGGGAGAAGCTCATCAAAACCGTTGAGGCAATACTCAGGAGCGCGGGCTACAAAACGGCCCGCCTTGAGTTTAGAGGTTCCTGCTTCGACATAGTCGCGAGCCGGTTAGTGGTTCTTCTCTTCCTCAAGGTCGTCGCGAACATAGACACCGTTACCGAGGAGCAGGCCGAGGATTTGAAGAGGCTCGCGAAGTTCTTCAACGCCTCCCCCCTCATAGTGGGCCTCCGCTCAAAGAACGCGGAGCTTGAGGAGGGAGTTGTTTACGAGCGCTTCGGAATCTACGCTTTGAGACCTGAAACGCTCTACGACGTCCTCACCAACAACGAGCTACCGGCCATCTTCGCGGAGCGCGGTGGGCTTTACGTCCGGATAAACGGCGAACTTCTCAGGGAGCTTCGCGAGAGGCACGGTTACTCGGTCAACGAGCTGGCACAGCTCCTCGGGGTTTCAAGAAAGACCCTCCTCAACTACGAGCGCGGTGAGCAGGCCGTTTCACTTGAGGTGGCGATTAGGCTCGAAGAGCTCTTCGACGAGGCTTTAGCCGAGCCGATTGACGTTCTGAACGCGAGGGTCGAGGCGAAGCTCGACGTTAAGCCCGAGAGCCCCCTTGAAAAGGAGGTCTTCGAGAGGCTGAAGCGCCTCGGTCTCGGCCTCGTGAAGGTTAAGAAGGCCCCGTTCAACGCGGTTTCAAAGGGCGACGAGTTCAGAATCCTGACGGGGATAGACGAGAGGAAGACCCGCTCGACGGTGAAGAGGGCCGAGATGGTGGCAGAGGTTGGTCGGATAATCAACTCCGACGGCGTGTTCATCCTTGAGAAGACCAAGACCGAAGTCGTCAAGGAGGTTCCCATAATCCCGAAGGAGAGCCTCAGGGAAGTCAGGGACGCCGACGAGCTCATTGAGATGATTGAGGAGCTCAAAAAGGAGATAAAGGCGAAGCTCTTCAGCTGA
- a CDS encoding transcription factor S, which yields MKFCPKCGNLMLPDRKKKVWVCRVCGYEEPFDEEKDRDKTRITQKVEHKPDEEIVVIEQDVKTLPTTKVTCPKCGNDTAYWWEMQTRAGDEPSTIFYKCTKCGHVWRAYE from the coding sequence ATGAAGTTCTGTCCGAAGTGCGGTAACCTTATGCTCCCGGACCGGAAGAAGAAGGTCTGGGTCTGTCGCGTCTGTGGCTACGAGGAGCCCTTTGACGAGGAGAAGGACAGGGATAAAACCAGGATAACGCAGAAGGTCGAGCACAAGCCGGACGAGGAGATAGTAGTCATCGAGCAGGACGTCAAGACCCTGCCGACCACCAAGGTCACCTGCCCCAAGTGCGGTAACGACACGGCCTACTGGTGGGAGATGCAGACGAGGGCAGGCGATGAGCCGAGCACGATATTCTACAAGTGCACCAAGTGTGGCCACGTATGGAGGGCCTACGAGTGA
- a CDS encoding HD domain-containing protein, protein MAKAKIIHDGIHGSMKVTGVILELVKTPEFQRLRHIRQLGLAYLVYPGANHSRFEHSLGTWHIAKRLSDEVGLDEDESLLLQVGALLHDIGHGPLSHTFEGIYRHYVKERDHMRLGQDIITGRINITGDEDGGKIPEILENHGIEPREVADLILGRAKKPYLGQMLHGGVDVDQLDYLIRDAHYTGVAHGIIDLERLLKVLEIHDDELVVDEKGVEAVEGMMVARSLMYSRVYFHHTVKIAEGMLTRALEFALEEDHLWDFWKMTDCRVLVELEDLEGLPAELTRRVLYRKLYKAAVLASAEELSPEEKRELLSAYRNVKRRQELERALAEAVGASEGEVILEFSIADLMLSEPRLKETGIKVLLENGEVQPLSKVTPLANALKRRQTPRWAVLIASPEKYVGKLRESWRKVLFS, encoded by the coding sequence ATGGCGAAAGCGAAGATTATCCACGACGGAATTCACGGTAGCATGAAGGTCACGGGGGTAATCCTCGAACTCGTCAAAACGCCCGAGTTCCAGAGGCTCAGGCACATAAGACAGCTCGGTCTGGCGTACCTCGTCTATCCCGGCGCCAATCACTCGCGCTTCGAGCACTCCCTTGGAACGTGGCACATAGCAAAGCGCCTCTCCGACGAGGTCGGGCTCGATGAAGACGAAAGTCTGCTCCTCCAGGTCGGCGCTCTGCTTCACGACATCGGGCACGGGCCCCTAAGCCACACCTTCGAGGGAATCTACAGGCACTACGTGAAGGAGCGCGACCACATGCGCCTCGGCCAGGACATCATAACCGGAAGGATAAACATCACCGGCGATGAGGACGGGGGGAAGATTCCGGAGATACTGGAAAACCACGGAATTGAGCCGAGGGAAGTGGCGGACCTAATCCTCGGCAGGGCGAAGAAGCCCTACCTTGGCCAGATGCTCCACGGGGGAGTTGACGTTGACCAGCTCGACTACCTCATCAGAGACGCCCACTACACCGGCGTCGCGCACGGAATAATAGACCTTGAGAGGCTCCTCAAGGTGCTCGAAATCCACGATGACGAGCTCGTCGTCGACGAGAAGGGTGTTGAAGCCGTCGAGGGAATGATGGTGGCGCGCTCGCTGATGTACTCGCGCGTTTACTTCCACCACACGGTGAAGATTGCCGAGGGCATGCTGACAAGAGCCCTGGAGTTCGCCCTTGAAGAGGACCACCTATGGGACTTCTGGAAGATGACCGACTGCCGGGTTCTGGTCGAGCTAGAGGACTTGGAAGGCCTGCCGGCGGAGCTGACGAGGCGCGTCCTTTACAGGAAGCTCTACAAGGCCGCGGTTCTCGCGAGTGCGGAGGAGCTCAGTCCTGAGGAAAAGAGGGAGTTGCTATCGGCTTACAGAAACGTCAAGAGGAGGCAGGAGCTTGAGAGGGCCCTGGCGGAAGCCGTTGGTGCAAGCGAGGGAGAGGTAATCCTCGAGTTCAGCATAGCCGACCTGATGCTCAGCGAGCCGAGGCTGAAGGAGACCGGAATAAAGGTGCTCCTTGAAAACGGCGAGGTTCAGCCCCTCTCGAAGGTAACTCCTCTGGCGAACGCCCTCAAGAGGAGGCAGACCCCTAGGTGGGCCGTTCTCATAGCCTCACCGGAGAAGTACGTCGGAAAGCTTCGCGAGAGCTGGAGAAAGGTGCTCTTCAGCTGA
- a CDS encoding molybdopterin-dependent oxidoreductase: protein MPFSVCMRDCYDTCSMVSELRDGRLRVRGNPEHPITAGFLCPKGALLPKWFHSEDRLKNPLIRTSGRGSGSFREASWEEAIGLVAKKLKETIEKHGSESVLVYQYAGDRGVVNYAFPLRLFHYLNTAVLDYGICDRAGQEALKDVYGTAVGLDPEELKDQRLVVYWGINAFWTNLHGFALAKRHGLEIWTVDVVRTETARRSDRFFQVRPDTDVLLALGVAKVIIEEGLYDRAFVRGNVYGFEEFRNYVKTLSLDYVSRETGLSVEEIEAFAREFAEKRGVVHIGYGFQRSLAGGEAVRAIAVLPALVGHRFGFIYDMKTIDKSYAEGAFLRTKPAKRIPQMKLAEYIERGEIKFLYVYNSNPLASLPNQNRLRKALSESDVFVVTHDIFLTDTALYSDVVLPANTFFERLDIVDSYYHRYVALNEPVARLYGRSNSEVTRLLARALGIKNPHLYESDEEVIRKVLELNGLSWEELKAKGFVKIPEKPRRWETPSGKIEFFSRRAVERGLSPFPQYRKFKGKYPLRLLTPTYRMTITSQYHNTYGMIDPNLYINPVDAEERGIEDGETVEVFNDYGRIKTLAKLSDDVPRGVVLLYKAFWVRLLGWNANFLTTDETVEDYGNGSAYHSTWVEVRKLKGE, encoded by the coding sequence ATGCCCTTCTCCGTCTGCATGCGGGACTGCTACGACACCTGCTCGATGGTGAGCGAGCTCAGAGACGGAAGGCTCAGGGTTAGGGGCAATCCGGAGCACCCGATAACGGCCGGCTTTCTCTGTCCCAAAGGCGCTCTGCTCCCGAAGTGGTTCCACTCGGAGGACAGGCTAAAGAACCCTCTAATCCGAACCAGCGGGAGGGGGAGCGGTTCCTTCAGAGAAGCGAGCTGGGAAGAGGCAATAGGCCTCGTAGCGAAGAAGCTTAAAGAGACCATCGAAAAGCACGGGAGCGAGAGCGTTCTCGTTTACCAGTACGCCGGCGACAGGGGAGTCGTGAACTACGCGTTTCCGCTGAGGCTCTTCCACTACCTCAACACCGCCGTGCTCGACTACGGAATCTGCGACAGGGCCGGGCAGGAGGCGTTAAAAGACGTCTATGGAACCGCCGTCGGTCTCGACCCGGAGGAGCTTAAGGACCAGCGGTTAGTCGTCTACTGGGGGATAAACGCCTTCTGGACGAACCTTCACGGCTTCGCCCTCGCCAAGAGGCACGGCCTTGAAATCTGGACGGTTGACGTCGTCAGGACCGAAACGGCCAGGAGAAGCGACAGGTTCTTTCAGGTGAGGCCCGACACGGACGTCCTTTTAGCTCTGGGAGTTGCGAAGGTCATCATCGAGGAGGGGCTTTACGATAGGGCCTTCGTCCGCGGGAACGTTTACGGTTTTGAGGAATTCAGGAATTATGTAAAAACGCTATCGCTTGATTATGTAAGCAGGGAAACCGGGCTGAGCGTCGAGGAGATAGAGGCCTTCGCGCGGGAGTTCGCGGAGAAGAGGGGAGTGGTTCACATCGGCTACGGATTCCAGCGCTCCCTTGCCGGAGGGGAGGCTGTGAGGGCGATAGCAGTCCTTCCCGCCCTCGTCGGCCACCGTTTCGGCTTCATCTACGACATGAAAACGATAGACAAGTCCTACGCAGAAGGCGCGTTCCTGAGGACGAAGCCGGCAAAGAGAATCCCCCAGATGAAGCTGGCGGAGTACATCGAGCGGGGCGAGATTAAGTTCCTCTACGTCTACAACTCCAACCCCCTAGCGAGCCTGCCGAACCAGAACCGGCTGAGAAAGGCCTTAAGCGAGAGCGACGTCTTCGTCGTTACGCACGACATCTTTCTCACAGACACGGCCCTCTACTCGGACGTCGTTTTGCCCGCCAATACCTTCTTCGAGAGGCTTGACATAGTTGACAGCTATTACCACCGCTACGTAGCTTTAAACGAGCCGGTCGCGAGGCTGTACGGCAGGAGCAACAGCGAGGTAACGAGACTGCTCGCAAGAGCGCTGGGTATTAAAAATCCCCACCTCTACGAGAGCGACGAGGAGGTAATTCGAAAGGTCCTTGAGCTCAACGGGCTGAGCTGGGAGGAGCTGAAGGCAAAGGGCTTCGTCAAGATTCCGGAAAAGCCGAGAAGGTGGGAAACTCCGAGCGGAAAAATCGAGTTCTTTTCGCGGAGGGCCGTTGAGAGGGGCCTGAGTCCGTTTCCCCAATACAGGAAGTTTAAAGGAAAGTATCCGCTCCGCCTGCTCACGCCAACCTATAGAATGACGATAACGAGCCAGTACCACAACACCTACGGAATGATTGACCCCAACCTTTATATCAACCCTGTTGACGCGGAGGAGAGGGGCATTGAAGACGGCGAGACGGTCGAGGTCTTCAATGACTACGGCCGGATAAAAACCCTTGCAAAGCTCAGCGACGACGTTCCGAGAGGAGTTGTCCTGCTCTACAAGGCCTTCTGGGTCAGGCTCCTCGGCTGGAACGCCAACTTCCTGACGACTGATGAGACGGTCGAGGATTACGGGAACGGCTCAGCGTACCATTCAACGTGGGTCGAGGTTAGGAAGCTTAAAGGCGAATGA
- a CDS encoding DUF835 domain-containing protein has translation MGVNDIMPFVSGLLVMIADLTAFALIMRVYLKRRRRSALFFSVAWIADFIMVALSASTNRVLQTIAELSLTIFAMLMFVGAVRLLEEESIPLSHSTLKKMGLMAPIFYGFVVAVYRFTGNADWALTAGVSLGVSGAFVFASGVLLKPIEAIYKKPAKVLYLSVLLFGLHLVPAALFGLYEWYLPIGFTLSTALTVMMAYSMYRLTSTREFLEGSIDVKAPEIHSGTIIVQPKEFETLLPKLENAPVLAFLRDLEYSREGWRTYFVTAVPFRRENIAGTLNPTELAKMTEITFQYLEETARMGIPGVVVLDCIEYLSMYNSWDSLMKFLSKLRDLVMVKGGTLILVIDRNSVEERLFNQLRKLLE, from the coding sequence ATGGGGGTAAATGACATAATGCCCTTTGTCAGCGGGCTTCTCGTCATGATAGCTGACCTCACGGCCTTTGCACTGATAATGAGGGTGTACCTAAAGCGCAGGCGCAGGTCGGCTCTGTTTTTCTCTGTGGCATGGATTGCGGATTTCATAATGGTTGCCCTTTCTGCATCTACGAATCGCGTTCTACAGACAATAGCCGAACTTTCTCTGACAATTTTTGCAATGCTCATGTTCGTTGGTGCAGTTAGGCTCCTTGAGGAGGAATCGATACCGCTGTCCCACTCAACCCTCAAAAAAATGGGCCTGATGGCGCCGATATTCTACGGATTCGTCGTTGCCGTGTATAGGTTTACGGGTAACGCCGACTGGGCCCTAACTGCTGGGGTTTCTCTCGGTGTAAGCGGTGCCTTTGTTTTTGCGAGTGGTGTTCTGCTGAAACCCATAGAGGCCATTTACAAGAAACCCGCAAAGGTGCTCTATCTCAGCGTTCTTCTTTTTGGCCTCCATCTCGTTCCAGCAGCGCTTTTTGGCCTCTACGAGTGGTACCTTCCCATAGGGTTTACCCTCTCAACGGCCCTAACGGTTATGATGGCGTACTCAATGTATCGGCTTACATCCACGAGGGAATTCCTTGAGGGAAGCATTGATGTGAAGGCCCCGGAGATACACAGCGGCACGATTATAGTCCAGCCAAAAGAGTTTGAGACCCTGCTACCAAAGCTTGAAAATGCACCAGTATTGGCGTTTTTAAGGGACTTGGAGTACTCCCGCGAAGGATGGAGAACATACTTTGTAACGGCGGTTCCATTTAGACGGGAGAACATAGCAGGAACGCTTAATCCAACAGAGCTCGCAAAAATGACTGAAATAACCTTCCAATATCTGGAGGAAACCGCTAGAATGGGAATTCCTGGTGTTGTCGTTCTTGATTGCATTGAATACCTGAGCATGTATAACTCATGGGATTCCCTCATGAAGTTTCTATCCAAGCTTAGGGACCTAGTTATGGTCAAAGGAGGCACTTTAATTCTCGTAATAGACAGGAACAGCGTTGAAGAGCGCCTCTTCAACCAGTTAAGAAAACTCCTCGAGTGA
- a CDS encoding GNAT family N-acetyltransferase: MRPVVLKGNLVSLAVPLRDDVRKAWLWFNDRSVRLFLTAPEEVFFFEDEMEWYERIRKAKEREKVFSIVENSTSSLVGFIGLHRIDHRDGRAELGYFLGREHWGRGYGSEAVKLALDYAFNWLNLRKVYARVYEPNVASIKVLEKNGFELVGRLRKHHHVPGYGFVDELIFERFREE, from the coding sequence ATGAGGCCGGTCGTTCTCAAAGGCAACCTCGTTTCGCTCGCCGTTCCGCTGAGAGACGACGTGAGGAAAGCGTGGCTCTGGTTCAACGACAGGAGCGTGAGGCTCTTCTTAACGGCCCCAGAGGAAGTCTTCTTCTTTGAGGACGAGATGGAATGGTATGAGAGGATTAGAAAGGCAAAGGAGCGCGAGAAAGTCTTTTCGATAGTGGAGAACTCAACTTCTTCCCTCGTCGGTTTCATAGGGCTCCACAGGATAGACCACCGCGACGGAAGGGCAGAGCTTGGTTACTTCCTCGGAAGGGAGCACTGGGGGAGGGGCTATGGAAGCGAGGCGGTGAAGTTGGCCCTCGATTACGCCTTCAACTGGCTCAACCTCAGGAAGGTCTACGCGAGGGTTTACGAGCCGAACGTTGCCTCGATAAAGGTCCTTGAGAAGAACGGCTTCGAACTCGTTGGGAGGCTGAGAAAACACCACCACGTTCCGGGCTACGGCTTCGTGGACGAGCTGATTTTTGAAAGGTTTAGAGAAGAATAG
- a CDS encoding DNA replication complex subunit Gins51 has product MDIVKLRELLEQELSSVELTELDDDFYREFDSLIKALKLSAESSRERGESVEERLYLAQLKIAEELMKEIIKLRLHKIVDLAVEGTIAEMTDEERRIFRILRAFVEREELPDVGEELPEVEPEPGEAETPTKRPLREAYIVTAELPAILGPDLREYGPFKAWDMAVLPEEIGKVLVERDIAFKVKISP; this is encoded by the coding sequence ATGGACATCGTCAAGCTCAGGGAACTGCTTGAGCAAGAGCTTTCCAGCGTCGAACTGACGGAGTTAGACGATGACTTTTACAGGGAGTTCGACAGCCTAATCAAGGCCCTCAAACTGAGCGCCGAGAGCTCCCGCGAGAGGGGAGAAAGCGTCGAGGAGAGACTTTACTTAGCCCAGCTCAAGATAGCGGAGGAGCTGATGAAGGAGATAATCAAGCTCCGCCTCCACAAGATTGTTGACCTCGCCGTCGAGGGGACCATAGCTGAGATGACCGACGAGGAGAGGAGGATTTTCAGGATTCTCAGGGCCTTCGTCGAGCGCGAGGAGCTTCCAGATGTCGGGGAAGAGCTTCCGGAGGTCGAACCCGAGCCGGGCGAGGCTGAAACACCAACTAAAAGACCACTGCGGGAAGCCTACATCGTCACCGCCGAGCTTCCAGCGATTCTCGGGCCCGACCTGAGGGAGTACGGACCCTTCAAGGCCTGGGACATGGCGGTTCTGCCAGAGGAGATAGGAAAGGTTCTCGTCGAGAGGGACATTGCCTTCAAGGTCAAGATTTCCCCGTGA
- a CDS encoding DNA polymerase sliding clamp encodes MPFEVVFDGAKEFADLIATASNLIDEAAFKFTEEGISMRAMDPSRVVLIDLNLPESIFSKYEVEEPETVGINMDQFKKILKRGKAKDTLILRKGDENFLEITFEGTAKRTFRLPLIDVEELELDLPELPFTAKVVVLGEVLKEAVKDASLVSDAIKFIATESEFVMKAEGETNEVEIKLTLEDEGLLDLEVEEETKSAYGISYLSDMIKGIGKADEVILRFGNEMPLQMEYMIRDEGRLVFLLAPRVEE; translated from the coding sequence ATGCCGTTCGAGGTCGTTTTTGACGGTGCCAAGGAGTTTGCCGACCTTATCGCGACAGCGAGCAACCTGATAGACGAGGCCGCCTTCAAGTTCACCGAGGAAGGCATAAGCATGCGCGCGATGGACCCGAGCAGGGTCGTTCTCATAGACCTCAACCTCCCGGAGAGCATATTCTCCAAGTACGAAGTCGAGGAGCCGGAAACCGTTGGAATCAACATGGACCAGTTCAAGAAGATACTCAAGCGCGGAAAGGCCAAGGACACGCTCATCCTCAGGAAGGGCGACGAGAACTTCCTTGAGATAACCTTCGAGGGAACGGCAAAGAGAACGTTCCGCCTTCCGCTCATAGACGTTGAGGAGCTTGAGCTCGACCTCCCGGAGCTCCCGTTCACCGCTAAGGTCGTCGTCCTCGGCGAGGTCCTCAAGGAGGCCGTTAAGGACGCCTCCCTCGTCAGCGACGCCATAAAGTTCATCGCCACCGAGAGCGAGTTCGTCATGAAGGCCGAGGGCGAGACCAACGAGGTTGAGATTAAGCTCACCCTTGAGGACGAAGGCTTGCTTGACCTCGAGGTCGAGGAGGAAACCAAGAGTGCCTACGGAATCAGCTACCTCAGCGACATGATAAAGGGCATCGGCAAGGCCGATGAGGTAATCCTCCGCTTCGGCAACGAGATGCCCCTCCAGATGGAGTACATGATTAGGGACGAAGGAAGGCTCGTGTTCCTCCTCGCCCCGCGCGTCGAGGAGTGA
- a CDS encoding molybdopterin molybdotransferase MoeA yields MREFKRLTPYREALKLLLDDLNEIGETEEVPLEEALGRVLAEDIVSPIDSPPFDRSAVDGYALRAEDTFPAREYNPVELMVVDEIVAGEESKAKVEPGTAVKLMTGSKMPEGANAVLMQEMAEREGDVIRVLRPVAPGQNVAFAGEDVKKGEVILRKGQVLRPQDLALLKSVGFRTVKVRRKPRVGIIVTGDELIEEFDEEALKAGKILESNSVMLKGLVRQYFGEPVFYGVVPDNEDAIRNAIERAKAENDLVLVTGGSAFGDRDFAHRFVNLLFHGTTIKPGRPIGYGERVFIMSGYPVAVFAQFHLYVKHALAKLVGVRNYEVRVKATLTDRIPSQLGRHEFVKVWYENGRARPIRKKGSGIISSLVESNGYVEIPEDSEGYLEGEEVWVTLY; encoded by the coding sequence ATGAGAGAATTCAAGCGCCTCACTCCCTACAGAGAGGCACTGAAGTTGCTCCTCGACGACCTGAATGAGATTGGGGAAACCGAGGAAGTTCCGCTGGAAGAGGCTCTCGGCAGAGTTCTGGCTGAGGATATAGTTTCGCCGATAGACAGCCCACCCTTTGACCGTTCGGCAGTTGACGGCTACGCCCTCCGCGCAGAGGACACCTTCCCCGCGAGGGAATACAATCCTGTGGAGTTGATGGTCGTTGACGAGATTGTCGCCGGCGAGGAAAGTAAAGCGAAAGTGGAACCCGGGACGGCGGTAAAGCTCATGACAGGCTCGAAGATGCCCGAGGGAGCGAACGCGGTTCTGATGCAGGAGATGGCAGAGCGCGAGGGAGACGTGATAAGGGTTCTCCGCCCCGTTGCTCCGGGCCAGAACGTTGCCTTCGCCGGCGAGGACGTGAAGAAGGGGGAGGTAATCCTGCGGAAGGGACAGGTTCTCAGGCCTCAAGACTTGGCACTCCTCAAGAGCGTGGGTTTCAGGACTGTTAAGGTCAGGAGGAAGCCCCGGGTTGGGATAATCGTAACCGGCGACGAGCTGATTGAGGAGTTCGACGAGGAGGCGTTGAAAGCCGGTAAAATCCTCGAGAGCAACTCGGTCATGCTGAAGGGCCTCGTGAGGCAGTACTTCGGCGAGCCGGTTTTTTACGGCGTCGTTCCCGACAACGAAGACGCGATAAGGAATGCAATCGAGAGGGCGAAGGCCGAGAACGACCTCGTGCTCGTCACCGGCGGTTCGGCCTTTGGAGACAGGGACTTCGCCCACAGGTTCGTTAACCTGCTCTTCCACGGGACGACGATAAAGCCGGGCCGGCCGATAGGCTACGGCGAGAGGGTCTTCATAATGAGCGGCTATCCCGTGGCGGTCTTTGCGCAGTTCCACCTTTACGTCAAGCACGCCCTGGCGAAGCTCGTTGGGGTGAGGAACTATGAGGTTCGCGTTAAGGCAACGCTAACCGACAGGATTCCCAGCCAGCTTGGAAGGCACGAGTTCGTCAAGGTCTGGTACGAGAACGGAAGGGCAAGGCCTATCAGGAAGAAAGGTAGCGGGATAATAAGCTCGCTCGTTGAGAGCAACGGGTACGTGGAAATCCCGGAGGACAGTGAGGGGTATCTCGAGGGAGAAGAGGTTTGGGTAACGTTGTACTAA
- a CDS encoding phenylacetate--CoA ligase family protein — MPTVIYRKTLLEGFKYTLSKAVETTPFWKEKFEGLDLDGISPETLGELTARVTIKPHDLYERSRVWPDYIREGRLFHAVMRTSGTTGRPKRVPFTPDDKRRTARQMAPWVNEYFEKGERVASFFPPLPSSSGTFALSGLENNNAGVAYFQVPITYLQNRELLLKELEDIKPTSIWALTATAYNLGLILPEKLREDVKTIVVGGETLTPELAKATLELFPNAVVIDNFGSTEDDVTGFRIVTKKGTTPFHFGESVIVLEDTGDEDYPEYKRLYITKVMSEGELTGLPLFNYDIGDLARLENGEVVSIIRVKDVVVLSGAKLHIDQVMEIVYGHPELKDFVMLYHPLSPDNPRPKVVIRVAYEGEKPAGIEDEVRELIYEANNPVRYEVEEAKSSELIIEAVPLEKLREGLTVRPGKTKRIYVAGKDF, encoded by the coding sequence ATGCCCACCGTTATATATCGCAAAACCCTGCTGGAGGGGTTTAAATACACCCTGAGCAAGGCCGTGGAAACGACTCCGTTCTGGAAAGAGAAATTCGAGGGTCTTGACCTGGACGGGATTTCTCCAGAAACCCTCGGCGAACTAACGGCCAGGGTAACAATCAAGCCCCACGACCTTTACGAGAGGTCCCGCGTTTGGCCGGACTACATACGGGAGGGCCGTCTCTTCCACGCGGTTATGCGAACCAGTGGGACGACCGGCCGGCCGAAGAGGGTGCCTTTCACCCCGGACGACAAGAGACGAACCGCACGCCAGATGGCGCCGTGGGTCAACGAGTACTTCGAGAAGGGCGAGAGAGTTGCTTCCTTCTTCCCGCCGCTGCCGTCTTCATCGGGCACCTTCGCACTGAGCGGGCTTGAGAACAACAACGCTGGAGTTGCGTACTTCCAGGTGCCGATTACTTACCTCCAGAACAGGGAACTCCTTCTCAAGGAGCTTGAGGACATAAAGCCAACCTCGATATGGGCCCTAACTGCCACCGCCTACAACCTCGGCCTCATCCTGCCGGAGAAGCTCAGAGAGGACGTTAAAACGATAGTCGTCGGCGGTGAGACGCTCACACCAGAGCTGGCCAAGGCCACCCTTGAGCTGTTCCCTAACGCCGTCGTCATAGACAACTTTGGCTCGACGGAGGACGACGTTACCGGCTTCAGGATAGTTACAAAGAAAGGCACAACACCGTTCCACTTCGGGGAGTCCGTAATAGTCCTCGAAGATACAGGCGACGAGGATTATCCTGAATACAAGAGGCTCTACATCACAAAGGTCATGAGCGAGGGCGAGCTGACTGGATTACCTCTCTTCAACTACGACATCGGCGATTTGGCGAGGCTCGAAAACGGCGAAGTCGTCAGCATAATCCGCGTTAAAGACGTCGTCGTCCTCTCCGGGGCAAAGCTCCACATAGACCAGGTCATGGAGATAGTCTACGGCCATCCCGAGCTCAAGGACTTCGTGATGCTCTACCACCCGCTCTCGCCGGACAACCCGAGGCCCAAGGTGGTCATAAGGGTTGCCTACGAGGGCGAAAAACCGGCTGGAATCGAGGATGAGGTGAGGGAGCTCATCTACGAGGCCAACAATCCGGTTCGCTACGAGGTCGAGGAAGCGAAGAGCTCGGAGCTCATAATCGAGGCAGTCCCGCTGGAAAAGCTCCGTGAGGGCCTCACAGTCAGGCCTGGGAAGACCAAGAGAATATACGTCGCCGGAAAGGACTTCTGA